The following coding sequences lie in one Candidatus Eremiobacterota bacterium genomic window:
- a CDS encoding proline dehydrogenase family protein codes for MLPTAQKNFYFLARRFVAGEGIGDAIRAVRRLNDSGMTATLDFLGEDVSELDAATRQRDVYLEMLDAIGSSGVDSNVSVKLTSMGLLIDENIALENLLTILERAGANPDPFVRIDMEGSAVLEATLRVFRRAFAIYPTVGPVLQAYLKRTPADVDTAIALGARVRFCKGAYNEPPEIAYKEMPKIRSQYLMLARALLERGKYPGIATHDRRLISAVKQFVAERGISNDRFEFQMLYGCRPSVQRDIVAQGYRLRIYVPFGTHWAGYFYRRVLERRENLLFAISSMFSR; via the coding sequence TCTATTTCCTGGCGCGACGTTTCGTTGCCGGTGAAGGCATCGGCGACGCCATTCGAGCGGTCCGCAGGCTCAACGATTCGGGGATGACGGCCACCCTGGATTTCCTTGGCGAAGACGTCTCCGAGCTGGACGCCGCGACGCGTCAACGCGATGTTTACCTCGAAATGCTCGACGCGATCGGATCGAGCGGCGTCGACTCAAACGTTTCGGTGAAGCTAACGTCGATGGGCCTGCTCATCGATGAAAACATCGCGCTCGAAAATCTTCTGACGATCCTCGAGCGCGCGGGCGCGAATCCCGATCCGTTCGTTCGCATCGATATGGAAGGCTCGGCCGTACTCGAGGCAACGTTGCGCGTTTTCCGTCGCGCATTCGCAATTTACCCCACGGTCGGCCCCGTACTCCAAGCCTACCTAAAGCGCACACCGGCCGACGTCGACACAGCCATCGCCCTGGGCGCGCGCGTGCGTTTCTGCAAGGGCGCCTATAACGAACCTCCCGAGATCGCCTACAAAGAGATGCCGAAGATCCGCTCGCAATATCTGATGCTCGCTCGCGCGCTCCTGGAACGCGGGAAGTATCCCGGTATCGCAACGCACGATCGTCGTTTGATCTCCGCGGTCAAGCAGTTCGTCGCCGAGCGGGGAATCTCGAACGACCGTTTCGAGTTTCAGATGCTCTATGGCTGCCGCCCGAGCGTTCAGCGTGACATCGTCGCTCAGGGGTACCGCTTGCGAATCTACGTCCCGTTTGGAACGCACTGGGCCGGCTACTTCTATCGGCGCGTGCTCGAGCGCCGGGAAAACCTTCTCTTTGCGATTTCTTCCATGTTCTCACGCTGA
- the rpoD gene encoding RNA polymerase sigma factor RpoD, translating into MARKKSGGPAVAEPPVVTLDELKKKLISRGKSQGSLTYEEISAAFDVLEEISPEQLEEFFEELAAAGIELAEEQKDEKPETEREEETPEETIADGLSLDDPVRMYLKEIGRVPLLSMEQEKSLAMRIEAGELEASRDGAAEQRIVDSGEEAKRQLTEANLRLVVSIAKKYVGRGMLFLDLIQEGNLGLIRAVEKFDYRKGYKFSTYATWWIRQAITRALADQARTIRIPVHMVETINRLIKVSRQLLQELGREPTVEEIAESMGLTPEKVREVMKISQEPISLETPIGEEEDSHLGDFIEDQEAVAPAEAASVMLLKEKMQDVLQNLTERERKVLVLRFGLEDGHQRTLEEVGQEFGVTRERIRQIEAKALRKLRHPSRGKALKDYWTNE; encoded by the coding sequence ATGGCACGCAAAAAGAGTGGAGGGCCGGCGGTCGCGGAGCCGCCCGTCGTCACGTTAGACGAGCTTAAGAAAAAGCTAATCTCCCGCGGTAAAAGCCAGGGTTCGCTGACGTACGAAGAGATCAGCGCGGCTTTCGACGTCCTCGAAGAGATTAGCCCCGAACAGCTCGAGGAATTTTTCGAAGAGCTCGCCGCGGCCGGAATCGAGCTGGCGGAAGAGCAGAAGGACGAAAAGCCCGAGACCGAACGCGAGGAAGAGACCCCGGAAGAGACGATTGCCGACGGCCTTTCGCTCGACGATCCCGTTCGGATGTATCTCAAGGAGATCGGACGCGTTCCGTTGCTTTCGATGGAACAAGAGAAATCGTTGGCCATGCGTATCGAGGCCGGCGAACTCGAAGCGAGCCGCGACGGCGCCGCCGAACAGCGCATCGTCGACTCCGGAGAAGAGGCCAAACGACAGCTCACGGAGGCAAATCTGCGACTCGTCGTATCGATCGCCAAGAAGTACGTTGGTCGCGGAATGCTTTTCTTGGACTTGATTCAAGAAGGCAATCTCGGGCTCATACGCGCCGTGGAAAAGTTTGACTACCGTAAGGGTTATAAATTCTCCACGTACGCGACGTGGTGGATCCGTCAAGCGATTACGCGCGCGCTCGCCGATCAGGCTCGAACGATTCGCATCCCGGTGCACATGGTCGAAACGATCAATCGCCTCATCAAAGTTTCCCGTCAGCTCTTGCAGGAGCTGGGTCGCGAGCCAACGGTGGAGGAGATCGCCGAATCCATGGGACTCACGCCCGAAAAAGTTCGGGAAGTAATGAAAATTTCACAAGAGCCGATCTCGCTCGAGACGCCCATTGGCGAAGAAGAAGATTCGCATCTCGGCGATTTCATCGAGGACCAAGAGGCGGTCGCGCCCGCGGAGGCAGCCTCGGTGATGCTGCTCAAAGAGAAGATGCAAGACGTCTTGCAAAATCTGACGGAGCGCGAGCGTAAAGTGCTCGTCTTACGATTCGGTTTGGAAGACGGCCATCAACGCACGCTTGAAGAGGTTGGCCAAGAGTTCGGCGTCACTCGCGAGCGCATACGGCAAATCGAAGCAAAAGCGCTACGCAAGTTGCGTCATCCCTCGCGCGGCAAGGCGCTCAAGGATTATTGGACGAACGAATAA
- a CDS encoding HD domain-containing protein gives MKRIFDPVHHFIELSTAEARLLDLPVMQRLRRLRQLGLAYLAFPSAEHSRFSHALGALAMGTRAFDGLLARSESAFAQARDAAYQRRLVRAALLLHDIGHGPFSHSCESVLGIRHEVRTKDLLALPSVKRAIADLEVDAGELLGLIVGDPESPYPVLRELVSGPNLDADRMDYLLRDAYFTGVSTGRYDAEQLLASLRVLEPNGKPVVGIDRRGVVALESFVMARYMMFASVYFHHTTRMFERILHDVLRELWPDPRALDDVEAFLRWDDFRVLDFLDDAPSEAARALRDRIKIYALAAEFNAERDLSVFEACSRAMCERFGEENVWADSQAQVLHRLPFGIGADATVWVDAAGGPVDARVASDLIAKLSGNAYWRKLFVRREAVDVRNARELCARIASGRD, from the coding sequence ATGAAACGCATCTTCGATCCGGTGCATCACTTCATCGAGTTATCCACAGCGGAAGCGCGTCTTCTCGATCTGCCCGTCATGCAGCGTCTGCGCCGGCTGCGACAACTCGGATTAGCTTACCTCGCATTTCCCTCCGCCGAACATTCGCGTTTCTCCCATGCGCTTGGCGCACTCGCCATGGGCACCCGCGCCTTCGACGGATTGCTAGCTCGTAGCGAGAGTGCGTTTGCGCAAGCCCGCGATGCGGCCTACCAGCGGCGACTCGTGCGCGCCGCGTTGCTTCTGCACGACATCGGACACGGGCCGTTCAGCCACTCATGCGAAAGCGTCCTTGGCATCCGTCACGAAGTCAGGACGAAGGATCTGCTCGCACTTCCATCGGTCAAACGTGCGATCGCCGACCTCGAGGTCGACGCGGGCGAGTTGCTCGGTCTCATTGTCGGCGATCCCGAGAGCCCGTATCCGGTTCTGCGCGAACTGGTCAGCGGACCAAATCTCGACGCGGACCGCATGGACTATCTCCTGCGCGACGCGTATTTCACCGGCGTTTCGACCGGGCGCTACGACGCGGAGCAGCTCCTCGCGTCGCTGCGGGTCCTCGAGCCCAATGGAAAACCTGTCGTTGGAATCGACCGCCGCGGCGTCGTCGCCCTGGAGTCCTTCGTCATGGCACGCTACATGATGTTTGCGTCGGTCTATTTCCACCACACCACGCGCATGTTCGAGCGAATCCTGCACGACGTATTGCGGGAGCTGTGGCCCGACCCGCGCGCTCTCGACGACGTGGAAGCCTTTCTTCGTTGGGATGATTTTCGGGTGCTCGATTTCCTCGATGACGCGCCAAGCGAAGCGGCGCGGGCCTTGCGCGATCGCATAAAAATCTACGCCTTGGCGGCAGAGTTCAATGCCGAGCGCGACTTGAGCGTCTTCGAAGCCTGCTCTCGAGCGATGTGCGAGCGTTTCGGCGAAGAGAACGTGTGGGCCGACTCTCAGGCACAGGTTTTGCATCGTCTGCCCTTCGGCATCGGTGCCGACGCGACCGTATGGGTGGACGCGGCCGGCGGTCCAGTCGACGCGCGTGTAGCATCGGATCTCATCGCGAAGCTCAGCGGCAACGCCTACTGGCGTAAACTGTTCGTGCGACGGGAAGCCGTCGACGTTCGCAACGCGCGTGAGCTGTGCGCGCGGATCGCGAGTGGTCGAGACTAG
- a CDS encoding D-tyrosyl-tRNA(Tyr) deacylase, with product MRAVVQRVSSARVRVGERTVGEIGTGVLALVSVGIDDELSDARMTAQKIAGLRIFPDHDGLMNRSLLDIGGAALLVSQFTLHGDVRRGRRPSFVAAAKEPQARELYEFAGAELEATGVPVAYGEFGAQMDVELVNSGPVTILLDTKRQF from the coding sequence ATGCGCGCGGTCGTGCAGCGCGTCTCGAGCGCGCGCGTGCGTGTCGGGGAACGGACGGTTGGCGAGATCGGCACCGGAGTGCTCGCACTCGTCAGCGTCGGCATTGACGACGAATTAAGCGATGCGCGTATGACCGCCCAGAAGATCGCGGGATTGCGAATCTTTCCCGACCACGACGGGCTCATGAACCGCTCGTTGCTCGACATCGGCGGGGCGGCACTGCTCGTCTCGCAGTTCACCCTCCATGGCGACGTCCGTCGTGGACGGCGCCCGTCGTTCGTTGCCGCCGCCAAGGAACCTCAGGCGCGCGAACTTTACGAGTTCGCCGGCGCCGAGCTCGAGGCTACCGGCGTGCCAGTCGCCTATGGCGAATTCGGCGCCCAGATGGACGTCGAGCTGGTCAACAGCGGCCCGGTCACGATCCTCCTCGATACGAAGCGTCAATTTTAG
- a CDS encoding pyruvate, phosphate dikinase gives MRAQIGTKYVYFFDEGESLRRPDDPNVFKNMLGGKGAGLAEMTAAGLPVPSGFTITTEACLDFYKAGGGFPPGLEEQIDVAMRELEARTGKGFGSVDNPLLVSVRSGARVSMPGMMDTILNLGLNDSTVAGLARLTGNERFAWDAYRRFVMMYSSVVLGIGKGRFEEQIEATKESLGVKIDAEIGAPEWRALVERFKSIVREQAGCDFPQDVRKQLRGAIEAVFDSWNSKRAVDYRRFSKIPDDWGTAVNVMEMVFGNMGEDSGTGVAFTRNPNTGERALFGEYLTNAQGEDVVAGIRTPEKISDLAKHQPKVYEQFAQIAERLERHYRDMQDLEFTVERGKLFMLQTRNGKRTAEAAVKIARDLVNEGLIDKRRAIAMVNAQSLDQLFHARIDPSSEVAVACRGLNASPGAAAGQVVFSAEDAVLWKEQGRKTILVRTETTPDDVHGMIAAEGILTAKGGATSHAAVVARGMGKPCVAGCDALRIDRARNVASVDGKEIREGDWITIDGTTGNVTIGELPLLRPPSKLPDWLAMFLSWADELRRMQVWANADTPEDAAKARELGAQGIGLCRTEHMFMQPERLPVVHEMILATTSEERAKALDRLLPFQRDDFVGILRAMEGLPVTIRLLDPPLHEFLPSLEQLLVETTELRLTKGTEAPEYRSKEAMLRRVQQLHEQNPMLGLRVCRLGIVFPEIYAMQVRAIFEAACDLIAEGADARPDVMIPGVGTKEEMQATRDAAKGIADEVLARRGVSLSYRIGTMIELPRACIVADELAHSAEFFSFGTNDLTQTTYGYSRDDAEASFIPVYLSKKILKDDPFQVLDRRGVGELMRQAAELGRGARQDLKIGICGEHGGEPSSVAFCDRLGLDYVSCSPYRVPIARLAAAQSAIGSLT, from the coding sequence ATGAGGGCGCAGATCGGAACGAAATACGTCTATTTCTTCGACGAAGGCGAGTCGTTGCGCCGCCCTGACGATCCCAACGTTTTCAAGAACATGCTCGGCGGCAAAGGCGCAGGGCTAGCGGAGATGACGGCCGCAGGTTTGCCGGTGCCGTCGGGCTTTACCATCACCACCGAAGCTTGCCTCGATTTTTACAAAGCCGGCGGGGGTTTTCCGCCGGGCTTGGAGGAGCAGATCGACGTCGCGATGCGCGAGCTCGAGGCGCGCACCGGCAAAGGTTTCGGCTCGGTCGACAACCCGTTACTGGTCTCGGTGCGCAGCGGTGCTCGCGTGTCGATGCCCGGAATGATGGACACGATCTTAAATCTCGGGCTCAACGATTCGACCGTCGCCGGTCTGGCACGCTTGACCGGGAACGAGCGTTTCGCGTGGGATGCCTACCGTCGCTTCGTGATGATGTATTCCAGCGTCGTGCTCGGCATCGGCAAAGGACGTTTCGAGGAGCAGATCGAGGCGACGAAAGAGAGCCTCGGCGTCAAGATCGATGCCGAGATCGGCGCGCCGGAATGGCGGGCGCTCGTCGAACGGTTCAAGTCGATCGTCCGCGAGCAGGCCGGATGCGACTTTCCGCAAGACGTCCGCAAACAGCTCAGAGGCGCGATCGAAGCCGTGTTCGATTCGTGGAACTCGAAGCGGGCTGTGGATTACCGCCGCTTCAGCAAGATCCCCGACGATTGGGGCACGGCCGTCAACGTGATGGAGATGGTCTTCGGGAACATGGGGGAAGACTCGGGAACCGGCGTCGCCTTTACACGTAATCCAAATACGGGCGAGCGCGCGCTCTTCGGTGAGTACCTGACCAACGCGCAAGGCGAAGACGTGGTTGCCGGAATTCGCACGCCTGAAAAGATTTCGGACCTTGCAAAGCATCAGCCCAAGGTGTACGAGCAGTTTGCGCAAATCGCCGAGCGCCTCGAGCGGCACTATCGCGATATGCAGGATCTGGAGTTTACCGTCGAGCGCGGCAAGCTCTTCATGCTGCAAACTCGCAACGGGAAGCGTACTGCGGAGGCCGCGGTGAAGATCGCGCGCGACCTCGTCAACGAGGGTCTGATCGACAAGCGACGCGCCATCGCAATGGTGAACGCCCAGTCGCTCGATCAGCTCTTTCACGCGCGCATCGATCCAAGCAGCGAGGTCGCAGTCGCATGCAGAGGCCTCAACGCGTCGCCGGGCGCTGCCGCTGGACAGGTCGTGTTCTCGGCGGAAGACGCGGTTCTCTGGAAAGAGCAGGGACGCAAGACGATTTTGGTTCGGACGGAGACGACGCCCGACGATGTCCACGGAATGATCGCGGCCGAAGGAATCCTCACGGCAAAAGGCGGCGCGACGTCGCACGCGGCGGTCGTCGCGCGCGGAATGGGCAAGCCGTGCGTCGCCGGTTGCGACGCACTGCGAATCGATCGCGCTCGAAACGTTGCGAGCGTGGACGGAAAGGAGATCCGCGAAGGCGATTGGATTACGATCGACGGCACGACGGGCAACGTTACGATCGGCGAGCTTCCGCTGCTTCGGCCGCCGTCGAAGCTCCCGGATTGGCTAGCAATGTTTCTTTCGTGGGCCGACGAGCTGCGGCGCATGCAGGTTTGGGCGAATGCGGATACACCCGAGGACGCGGCAAAGGCGCGCGAGTTAGGCGCTCAAGGTATTGGGCTCTGTCGCACCGAGCACATGTTCATGCAGCCCGAGCGTTTGCCGGTCGTGCACGAGATGATTCTCGCGACAACGAGCGAGGAGCGAGCCAAGGCGCTCGACCGGCTGCTGCCATTCCAACGCGACGATTTCGTCGGGATCTTGCGCGCGATGGAAGGCTTGCCGGTGACGATCCGTCTGCTGGATCCGCCCTTGCACGAGTTTCTTCCGTCGCTCGAGCAGCTGCTCGTTGAAACGACCGAGTTGCGTCTCACCAAGGGTACCGAGGCACCGGAGTACCGCTCCAAAGAAGCGATGCTTCGCCGGGTGCAGCAACTACACGAGCAGAACCCGATGCTGGGGCTGCGCGTTTGCCGCCTCGGCATCGTCTTTCCCGAGATTTACGCGATGCAAGTACGCGCCATCTTCGAAGCGGCCTGCGACCTAATAGCCGAGGGTGCCGACGCTCGACCGGACGTCATGATTCCAGGGGTCGGCACGAAGGAAGAAATGCAGGCCACGCGCGATGCCGCAAAAGGAATCGCCGACGAGGTTTTGGCGCGGCGCGGCGTCTCGCTGAGCTACCGAATCGGGACGATGATCGAGTTGCCTCGCGCCTGCATCGTCGCTGACGAGCTCGCGCACTCCGCCGAGTTCTTTTCTTTCGGCACGAACGACCTAACTCAGACGACGTACGGTTATAGCCGGGACGACGCCGAGGCGTCGTTTATTCCCGTCTATTTGAGCAAAAAAATCCTCAAGGACGATCCGTTTCAAGTGCTCGACCGGCGCGGCGTCGGCGAGCTCATGCGACAGGCCGCCGAGCTCGGGCGCGGCGCTCGTCAGGATCTGAAGATCGGAATCTGCGGCGAACATGGGGGCGAGCCGAGCAGCGTTGCGTTCTGCGATCGCCTCGGTCTCGACTACGTCTCATGCTCGCCCTATCGGGTTCCGATCGCGCGCCTCGCCGCAGCACAGTCGGCAATCGGCTCGCTGACCTAG
- a CDS encoding MmcQ/YjbR family DNA-binding protein, translating into MATWRDVRRYALALPGTTEERRSNDNSAWLVNKRFFLWERPLRASDVAALGNAAPQGPILGVRTSDLEMKEALLRSNREVYFTTPHFEGYPAVLVQLENIATKELKDLIVEAWLSRAGKRAIAEFMKKRKP; encoded by the coding sequence GTGGCGACGTGGCGTGACGTCCGCAGGTACGCGCTAGCGCTGCCGGGCACGACCGAAGAGCGGAGGTCGAACGATAATTCTGCGTGGCTCGTGAATAAGAGATTCTTCTTATGGGAGCGCCCCTTGAGGGCTTCGGACGTTGCAGCGCTCGGCAACGCAGCGCCACAAGGTCCGATCTTAGGCGTTCGGACTTCGGATTTAGAGATGAAGGAAGCGCTGCTGCGCTCCAACCGAGAAGTATATTTCACGACGCCACATTTCGAAGGATACCCAGCGGTATTGGTCCAGCTAGAAAACATTGCGACAAAAGAGCTCAAGGATCTGATCGTTGAAGCGTGGCTTTCCCGTGCCGGTAAACGCGCCATCGCCGAATTCATGAAAAAGCGCAAGCCGTAA
- a CDS encoding general stress protein B: MIPEQTRRGGGMSVREAGQKGGETVKQKYGAEFYEAIGRKGGLATKLAHGHEFYEQIGKKGGKKGGEATRDRYGPDFYERIGQKGGQKVKQLIEEGKRAATDRKRAS, encoded by the coding sequence ATGATTCCGGAACAGACCAGGCGCGGCGGCGGAATGTCGGTGCGAGAGGCCGGCCAAAAAGGCGGCGAGACCGTCAAGCAAAAGTACGGCGCCGAGTTCTACGAAGCGATCGGTCGCAAAGGGGGACTGGCGACCAAACTCGCCCACGGCCACGAATTCTACGAACAAATCGGCAAGAAGGGCGGCAAAAAAGGCGGCGAAGCGACGCGCGATCGCTATGGTCCCGACTTTTATGAACGAATCGGACAAAAAGGTGGACAAAAGGTCAAGCAGCTCATCGAAGAAGGAAAACGGGCCGCGACGGACCGCAAGCGCGCGAGTTAA
- a CDS encoding DNA primase: MGYDQGVLREIRARVDIAALIGAHVALKKRGNDLVGLCPFHAEKTPSFHVHPDRGFFKCFGCGVGGDAITFVQKSENVAFGDAVQTLAIKAGVELQPENPRAARARSEREAMYEANGLAAGYFARMLTDERGASARAYCRKRGFSEETVQRFGLGYAPDAWQGLVAELERNGIDLALASKAGLVKTGQRGYYDFYRDRLMVPTYSTTGEVIAFGGRALGDAEPKYLNTSTTPVYTKGHHLYALNLARRAAQHDRTAIVVEGYFDCIALHQAGFQNAVAALGTSFTAEQAAELRKYAEYVFLCFDGDAAGNAAATKAIDVASKEVEHTGSSVRIVLLPAQEDPDTFIRSRGAEAFRALLDAAKPALEFRIDSEIDRLRAGFDSPARVAPKAEALIRRLAPREEWDRWRVYVANRLQVNVDDLRNSRFLAESANFAPQRGGSYAPSRHIAASVEPLSFEREVLSVLVEEPALGAEYRRRIDPARFRNAIYRRVYERIVEAAETLETTADVFGLFAEDQAMLDLLAEIGRRDRSSAVRYGDSEARRAHLERVVERLGLEDERRRYRELSDIIDKRLASGASIPDELRGEFEALVAKLKR; this comes from the coding sequence GTGGGATACGACCAAGGCGTTCTACGCGAAATTCGCGCTCGCGTCGACATCGCGGCCTTGATCGGCGCGCACGTTGCGCTCAAAAAGCGCGGCAACGATCTGGTCGGCCTTTGTCCGTTTCACGCCGAGAAGACTCCCTCGTTTCACGTTCACCCCGATCGGGGCTTTTTCAAGTGTTTCGGCTGCGGCGTGGGCGGCGACGCGATCACCTTCGTGCAGAAATCGGAGAACGTCGCCTTCGGCGACGCCGTGCAGACGCTTGCGATCAAGGCGGGTGTCGAGTTGCAGCCCGAGAATCCGCGCGCGGCTCGAGCGCGCAGCGAGCGCGAAGCGATGTACGAGGCCAACGGCCTTGCCGCCGGTTATTTCGCGCGGATGCTGACCGATGAGCGAGGTGCGAGCGCGCGGGCGTATTGCCGAAAACGCGGCTTTTCCGAGGAGACCGTGCAGAGATTCGGCCTCGGATACGCGCCCGACGCATGGCAAGGCCTCGTCGCCGAACTGGAGCGTAACGGCATCGACCTCGCGCTTGCGTCGAAGGCCGGGTTAGTCAAGACCGGGCAGCGCGGCTATTACGATTTCTACCGGGACCGTTTGATGGTGCCGACGTACTCGACGACCGGCGAAGTTATTGCCTTCGGCGGACGCGCCCTTGGGGATGCCGAGCCGAAATACCTGAACACCAGCACGACGCCGGTCTATACGAAAGGCCATCATCTTTACGCGCTGAATCTGGCCCGCCGCGCGGCGCAGCACGATCGAACGGCGATCGTCGTCGAGGGCTATTTCGATTGCATCGCGCTGCATCAGGCCGGATTCCAGAACGCCGTCGCCGCCCTCGGAACGTCGTTTACGGCCGAGCAAGCGGCCGAACTGCGCAAGTACGCCGAGTACGTCTTCCTCTGCTTCGACGGTGACGCCGCCGGGAACGCCGCTGCAACCAAAGCCATCGACGTTGCGTCTAAGGAGGTCGAGCACACGGGCTCGTCGGTGCGAATCGTGTTGCTCCCCGCTCAAGAGGATCCTGATACTTTTATTCGCAGCCGCGGCGCCGAGGCGTTTCGCGCCCTGTTGGACGCCGCGAAACCAGCGTTAGAGTTTCGCATCGACAGTGAGATCGATCGGCTGCGCGCCGGGTTCGACTCGCCGGCGCGCGTCGCGCCAAAAGCGGAAGCGCTGATTCGGCGACTGGCGCCGCGCGAAGAGTGGGACCGTTGGCGCGTCTACGTTGCAAACCGTCTGCAGGTGAACGTCGACGATCTTCGGAACAGCCGATTCCTCGCCGAAAGCGCGAATTTCGCGCCGCAGCGCGGAGGGTCGTACGCTCCGAGTCGTCACATCGCTGCGTCGGTCGAGCCGCTCTCGTTCGAACGCGAGGTCTTGAGCGTTTTGGTTGAAGAACCCGCGCTCGGCGCCGAGTATCGTCGACGAATCGACCCGGCACGGTTTCGCAACGCGATCTATCGCCGCGTCTACGAGCGAATCGTCGAAGCCGCCGAAACGCTCGAAACGACGGCCGACGTCTTCGGTCTTTTCGCGGAAGATCAAGCGATGCTCGACCTTCTCGCCGAGATCGGGCGACGCGATCGAAGTTCGGCGGTACGGTACGGCGACTCCGAGGCACGGCGCGCGCATCTCGAACGGGTGGTCGAGCGATTGGGACTCGAGGACGAGCGACGCCGGTATCGCGAACTCTCGGATATCATCGACAAGCGACTCGCCAGCGGCGCATCGATCCCCGACGAGCTCCGCGGAGAATTTGAAGCGCTAGTCGCGAAACTGAAACGATAG
- a CDS encoding glycine--tRNA ligase, with product MEEITALAKRRGFVFQSSEIYGGLNGFWDYGPLGAVLKRNVKDAWWRDTVERRDDVVAFDSSIIMHPMVWKASGHVDAFHDVMIDCRVCKHRFRADHVADRSQCPDCGSKDSLTEPRNFNLMMRTSIGPMEDTSALAYLRPETAQGIFVNFKNIYQTARKRPPFGVAQIGKSFRNEITPGNFTFRLREFEQAELEYFVPDDGNDMQVFREWVERRKAWYAQYGIDSERLRFYELGEAERPHYAKAGIDVEYLFPWGWGELESIAHRGTYDLDAHVRLSGKDLQFFDEAAKTHYTPLLIESSAGIDRTVLTFLIDAYERERSVDPNGKETERTVLRFHPAIAPVQVAIFSLARNKPELVERARKIEATLRPFFRTQYDEGNIGQLYRRQDEIGTPFCVTVDYETLDDGSVTVRSRDSMEQERVPSAELADYFREKLER from the coding sequence ATGGAGGAGATCACGGCGCTCGCGAAGCGTCGTGGGTTTGTTTTTCAGTCGAGTGAGATTTACGGTGGCCTGAACGGCTTTTGGGATTACGGCCCACTCGGTGCGGTCCTCAAACGCAACGTCAAAGATGCCTGGTGGCGCGACACCGTTGAGCGCCGCGACGACGTCGTCGCCTTCGACTCCTCGATCATCATGCATCCGATGGTCTGGAAAGCCTCGGGTCACGTCGATGCCTTTCACGACGTCATGATCGACTGCCGAGTCTGCAAGCATCGTTTTCGGGCCGATCACGTGGCCGACCGCTCCCAGTGCCCCGACTGCGGCAGCAAAGACTCGTTGACGGAGCCGCGCAATTTCAATTTAATGATGCGAACGTCGATCGGACCGATGGAAGACACGTCGGCGCTCGCCTATCTGAGGCCCGAAACGGCTCAGGGCATTTTCGTCAATTTCAAGAACATCTATCAAACCGCGCGCAAGCGTCCGCCCTTTGGCGTGGCGCAGATTGGCAAGTCTTTTCGGAACGAGATAACGCCGGGGAACTTTACCTTTCGACTGCGCGAGTTCGAGCAGGCCGAACTTGAATACTTCGTGCCGGACGACGGTAACGATATGCAGGTCTTCCGGGAGTGGGTCGAGCGACGCAAAGCATGGTACGCGCAGTACGGCATTGACTCCGAACGGTTGCGTTTCTATGAGCTCGGCGAGGCAGAGCGCCCTCATTACGCCAAGGCGGGAATTGATGTCGAGTACCTCTTTCCCTGGGGATGGGGCGAACTCGAATCGATCGCGCATCGTGGAACGTACGATCTCGATGCCCACGTAAGGCTCTCCGGGAAGGATCTACAGTTCTTCGATGAAGCGGCGAAGACGCATTATACACCGCTTTTGATCGAAAGTTCCGCAGGCATCGATCGGACGGTATTGACGTTCCTGATCGACGCTTACGAGCGAGAGCGCAGCGTCGATCCCAACGGTAAGGAAACCGAACGCACGGTCTTGCGGTTTCATCCGGCGATTGCGCCCGTTCAGGTCGCGATTTTTTCGTTGGCGCGCAACAAACCCGAACTCGTCGAACGCGCGCGAAAGATCGAAGCCACACTGCGCCCGTTCTTTCGAACGCAGTATGACGAGGGAAACATCGGCCAGCTCTATCGGCGGCAAGATGAAATCGGTACGCCGTTCTGCGTGACGGTCGACTATGAAACTCTCGACGACGGCAGCGTGACCGTGCGATCGCGCGATAGCATGGAGCAAGAGCGAGTCCCTTCGGCGGAACTGGCCGATTACTTTCGGGAGAAGTTAGAGCGATGA